The Pleurodeles waltl isolate 20211129_DDA chromosome 7, aPleWal1.hap1.20221129, whole genome shotgun sequence genome contains the following window.
GACTGTCCCCCCCCAAAGGTTTGAGGTCCGTAGTACAGACCATGGTTCTTGCCCATCTAGATTCACAGGCCTCACAACATCTTCCACCCTGCAGTGAACATGAAGTCAGATATGAAGCACTGTACTACATCAGTGACCGGGTGATAAATAATGACCAAGTTGAATCTGTTTCCGCCTGGTTGCATTTGAATACTGCcagagtgttggggggggggggggttgtgtgtctgCTGATTTAGTGATTAGTTGTGATCGGTAGTCCTTCGAACATCAGAGCTGAATCTTCACACATGATTTCCGTTTCAACCCCCTTCCTCTGCACCCTATGTTGTGCTTCTTCTGAACTGAGTTTCATCTTGTGACTCTTTGTGACATTGCTTTCTTCCTTTTGTAGTTCACAATGGGCAACGTCCTGGCAGCCAACGCACCAGCTGCTCCTCCGGCACCAGGGCCGGGCCCTGGCTTGCTGTCGGTTCCACCTGGATTCACCATGCCCCCAGTGAGCGGggtgggcctggcacaggagaAACCAGACGAGTCCAAAGAAGACAGACTGCCAAACCCAGGCACATTTGAAGAATGCCACAGGAAGTGTAAAGGTCGGAGCCCACACCTTGCATTCATTTCATGTAAACATGCTACTAGCCATTTCTAACTAATTGGAATCACATTGGTAATCTCACTCTCTCAGTTTACACCCAGATAACTGAGCTAAGAATGACAAACCTCTTCATTCACACAGAGCAGGAGTGAGGCCATGCTCTTGGTATACCCAGATGTGTATACACTCTTTGAGCCATTGTGATTTCATAGGCCAGAGATCACTTCCCTTTTGACTTAATCATGTGAAGTTCACACTGATCAAACACTGGTAATCCCATTCTGTCACTTTAGCACCCAGATAACTGAGCTACGAATGaaaatttctctctctttctctctctttctctctctttctctctctttctctctttctctctctttctctctttctctctttctctctctttctctctctttctctctctttctctctctttctctctctttctctctctttctctctctttctctctctttctctctctttctctctctttctctctttctctctctttctctctctttctctctctttctctctctctttctctctctctttctctctctctttctctctctctttctctttctctctctctttctctctttctctctctctttctctttctctctttctctctcttctcccccccccccccccccggagttaGGCAATGCTTTGGTGTACTCGGAGGTGTATACACTGTCTTGTTAGCAGAAGCCCATTGCCTCTTCTTTATTTGCAAGGACCTCTATCCACCTCCCTCTGCTGCAGCCTGGGCCCTTTACATTCTGCCGACTGACTGTGCCCCTGGGCAGTGAGACGTCTGCAAAGTCATGTTGATTATGCCACCAAATACTGCACTGTTTCTTTCAAGGCCCAGTAATGGGGGGAAAAAACTAAGTGACAAAAGGGACTTTTTCTTGTCTTGGGAACTTAAGCTGGGAAGCTACGGCAGTGGGCATGGCACAGTTCCACAATTTCACTGCTACACTGCACATAATCTTGTTACACAGCACTGCACTTCCATGGCGCACTGCGTGCCACACTGTTACACAACTACGTTCATGCTACACTGTGTATAATCCCACATCAAAGTTACACAATTTGATGGTCTCAATAGACATAATCCATTTCCACACTGCACATAAACCTGCTACACAGCCCTGCACTTTCATGGCACGCTGCATGCAACACTGTTACACAACTTCACACTGTGCGTAATCCCGTGGCACTATACATACTTCACACTGTGCGTAATCCCTTTACACTATACGTACTTCATTACAAAGTGTTGCATGTTCATTGCCTCAATGTACACAGTCTTCTAGCAGTTCTACAATTTCCTCGTTGCACATCACTGCCTATTCCTGACTGCACTCTAGATTCTCAGACTTCGTTACAGCTCTGTAAATGTACTTCCCTGTGTCTGTCTTTAGGCCTTTTTACCTAGATGGATAGAAACTGGAAGGATGCTTTTAAAGGCGTGTTTGCAAGATTCCTTGGGTGTTGGTCTTTTACTCGCCTAACAGTGAGTGTGGTGTCCTCTTCCCACGCTGCCACatagcattctgtgcctctgacaagTTCTTCCTCTGCTGTTCTTCCCTCGTTCGACTTATTGACTCCATCTGTGTGTCTGAACCCTTCTCTGCTTCTTCCTACAGAGCTGTTTCCTGTCCAGATGGAAGGCGTGAAACTAATTGTGAACAAAGGCCTTAGTAACCACTTCCAGGTAAAGTCCATGCTTATCTTTGTACCTCTGACGGTGTCACCTGCCAGGTACAAGCATTTGTGGTTGCAGACATTGGTGATGAGAGTACATTCACGCACAGATGGAACCCGTGTTAGAACAGCTCCAGTGTCACTGTCTGATAGACTGCTGCAAAGTGTCTGAACAATGTGTGATTGGTTAATGTAAATGATTGGATAACACAGTGTTTCGGATAACTTCATCTTTGTGATTTGAAGGTACCAGGTGAGTTACGTGATCTAATGTTTGCAGTTGTAATGTAACATTTCTGATTTGTTACTGCGGGGCACGGTGAGTACTGTAATGCTTGCGAATGGTCAGTACAGGGTATATCAAATGTTGAGTTTGTGATGTTTTTGTTTGCTAAAGAGTTAtgtcatgtttattttttaatctctaattTATTCGTCAGGTGAATCACACGATCGCGCTCAGCACCGTTGGGGACTCCAACTATCACTTCGGGGTGACATACGTAGGGACCAAGCAGCTAAGCCCCACAGAGGTGAGAGCCGTACCTGGAAGGGAACGGGGAGTGCTCTGGTGTTGCTCGTGAATCCTGAGATCTGTGCTTGTGTACTGTGGGCTCCCACGATAATTGTGTGCAAATGTGTCTGGATGCGGCCGGATACTTGTAGCCTGGCTTGGGTACAGTAGGTTTCTGTGATGTCAGAGTATAAATGTGTTTGGATTGCTGTTTACTTGTTGCCTGGCGTGAATAACAGGAGCTTCCCTAACATCTGTTTCCTGCATTTGGATGCTGTCGCTTGTGTACCCTGGGCTCTCATTATAATTGGGTATAAGTGTGGTACCATGGCCTCCCATGACATCTTTGTATTACTTCGCCTGGAATCCGTTGCTTAGTTGTGTCCTGTCTTTGGTACTCTGGGCTCCCATGACATCTATGTTATGCATTTTGTCTGCTGGAGCTTAACTTTAGACTCTGCTGTTGGCTTTGTTCTGGTGTCGGGAGTTCTTGATATGGTGAGTCGGGGGCCCTCTGCTGCCTCACAGCTCATTGGGTATGGTCTGTAGTCTCGTGCTGTCCAAGAGGTATCTGCTTTTTGAATCCAAACATTTGGTTCATGTTTTAGATAAAGATATGTTATCTTGCTGTCTCTGTTTTTAGCCATTAGCAAAGCTAAGGAGCTGAAAAATCCTTTCCTTCTGTGACAGTCGTGAAGTTCTCCTCAACCTTAAGATACACTCTAACAAACCTTGTTTAAAGGTCATTTGTGATTTTCATTTTCTGTACCTGCACTTAGTAtagatgttaatttttttttttttatctgtgtgaAGTGGTCTGACATTGGCCTGCTTCGGGCTTTAGAAAACTTTAAATAAAGAAGCATCTGTGATTGTTTCTTTTCACAAACCAGTTTCTAATGATACGCAAGGTatgatagtgtgtgtgttgtgtgctcgTCCCTTACTGGCTGCTTCAGCGTTGGAGTACACTATATTTGCACAGTATTGTGGTGTATGTTAAAGCTGGTTGGAAGACGCATGCATGCGATCATGTTTGAATGTCAGCTTATCTATTGACTTGTCTGCCTGATGTTTTGTGCCTGTAGGCATTCCCTGTGTTGGTGGGCGATATGGACAACAGCGGCAGTCTCAATGCACAGATCATCCATCAACTGACCCGTTGCATCCGATCAAAGATTGCCTTCCAGGTCAGTGCACAAGGCTGCAGACAGCTTCATCGgactgaccttgcactcgccaTACTTGACCCTGCGGGTGGGGTTTCTTCTATGAGCCCCAGTACCCATCTGTTACTTTTTATTCTTGTTTTAGACGCAGCAGAGTAAGTTTGTGAACTGGCAGGTCGATGCTGAGTACCGGGGACAGGACTTCACTGGGGCTGTGACGTTGGGAAACCCGGACGTTCTTGTTGGCTCAGGTGAGATCACCTTCTGATATGGAAATCATGAGATTTTTCTGCTTGTAACTCTGTTCTCTTGAAACCTATTTGTGACTTTATTTAGGTCTAAAAACATTCCTTTATAGCATTATATATGTTGCTGTGCTGCAAGTTACCAGCTGTCAGGGCTGTgtccataactttttttccagtTGTCCATCCCTTCAGTCatatactttgaaatagtatatatagagccaacttcctacagagcccCTCTGATACAAACCCAGCAAAGCTTTAGGCAGTAAACCCTGAACCGCCCTCAACCCTACAGGGGAATCCAATCTACACGAAGAATACTGTGAAATGGGGCTTTCAGAGCTTAAAAACTTCGACAATCGGCATTGAACAGTAGGCTCTCAACGTCTGAAAGCAGAAAAGATGTCCCGGGGCCTGGCTTAtgggaagataaaaaaaaaaaaaaaaaaagtaaggcaaATCCATGAAGGGATACAGGATTCTTCTCCAGAAGTCATAGGAAAAACGAGCAGAGGTCGAAGAACTGGAACTACTGATGAatacagaacctgtggaagaaaacAAAGATCTTGAGTACAAGCAAGAATTTGACGAAGAACCCGATCAGTAGGGACTTTTTGAAGGAGGCATACctgagaaaagatgggaggacttcagTGCTGTTTCATCTGATGTGGGAGTTCACACGTGCTCCTCAAGATTCTTCCCGGCATGGGCCATCGTTGTTTAAAGTGCATCGCAATAAAGGCTGCTGATACATACAGTATTAAAATCGAATGAGCTCAGGCCAAAGTCATCCTGCCCCTGGAAAAACTGCTGCCCTCGCAAAGGAGAAGGCAACTCCTGCCCTGTGTATTGGACCTTGGGAGAGAAGCATTCATTGAGCCAGCCGCAGTCCAGGCAGATACTTGTAGAGTAGAAACAATAGACACATTCTTCTCGATGCCAGCTTACATCAGGGCAGTGTTGGTGTGCTTGAGAGAGGGCTAGCAGTGGGCCTGTCGGTAGAAATATAGAACATTCGCCAGCGGCCAGTGGAGGTTTGCCCAATCCAGTGCTGTCCTGAACCGGTAGGGACAGCACAAGTAGAGGCAATGGAGAGCCTACCACAGCAACTCCCTGCGCAGgagcagaaaagtgcaaaagatatCGCCCAAGAGGGAAAGGGCATCAGAAGCTCCTGTCTGAAGACCAACAGGCATCTCGCCCATGAAACCACGCTccaggtggatgtgtgtgtgtctggcttCAAGCAGCAGCCGCGGTGGTAAACCATGTTATTCACCGGAGAGCGCTTCTTTGAAGTGGTTCTCAATGACTATTCAGAAATGAAGAACGATAATGACGCCACCAAGTCACTAGGAGGCTCTTAAATGCAGAGAACAATTCAGAGGCGGTTCTCCTCTAAGAAAGAGAGCACTCACAAAAGGAGATTCACAGCCAGTAACATGTTTCAATCATTTCATGCCTCGTAAGCCTAGACAAGGCATCTCAACAAAATGGCTGTACCCCAACATGCCCGGACCTCCCTTTCAAAGAAGGACcaaaggaagaggaaggggtgctggacACAGCAGCAAAAGACTTCTACCCAGAGGTCCCGCTACACAACACTCCTACGGGAGAGAAACTGAGGATTTCTCAAGGAACAGACCATTACCTACCACATTAGACACTCAGCATCATCCAGCATGGATGCTATGTGGATCTCTTGCAACTACTGCCCAACCTCAAGCCAAAGTCAAGAAAACACAACAAAGTAGATCTGCTAAACATCAGACTGGAAGTGGCAGATTTACTGGAGAAAATATTCCCATAAAGAGGAAAGGGACAAGGGGTCTGCTCACCCTTCTGTCTGGTCTCCAAGTAAGGCAAGGCCCTCAGACCTGTCTTTAACATCAGTGCTCTCAATGTTCATTAAAACACAAAAGTTTCAAATGACAACTCTGCAAGAGGACATCTCATTTCTCCTGCAAAGAGAGTATTATCTATGGCTACAATAGACCTCAAGAatgcacacctatgtaccaataAATGACCGACACAAAAGGTTCCTGAGATTTGCCGTAGGCCGCATACATTACCAGTTCACGGTGTTGCCCAGTTGGAGATAGTCGTCCTTGAGTGTTCACAAGTTTCCCAGCAGCACTAGTGGTACATCTTTGGAGGAAAGGAAACCATATTTATCCATCGCTAGTTGATTGGCTGGTAAAAGCAAAGATGTTCAGATAATGCCAGGGCAGTATAGAAAGGGTTCTCAGTCAGCGGGGAGAAGTCATGCCCAGAACCTGAAAAGAAGACCTTCATGAGGGCAACGCTAAATTCCAAAGAAGGGAAAGATTTCCCTGTTGAGAAGGGAGTGAGATCAGCAGCAGAACAAGTTTGTCTTTACTGAAGGGTCACCTCTAACAGTGAGGGTAGTGAGGAAGCTGAAGGGCATGAGGGCACCCTGCATAGCGCACATCTAAAGTGATCTCATGCATAGCTTTGGGAGTGTTTGCGGTGAAACTGGTCTCAGCCGACAGGGAGCTGGGGGAGCATTTGGTGGCTGTGACAACAGAATACACCAGGATAAACCgtggtggagagatggagcatcACTATAGATAAAGCTTTCAAACAGCCAGTATCATGGATGCTTCACGTATGGATTTGGAAGTCATGAATGAGGCAATAAAACGCATAAATGTGTTGGAACTCAGGACAGTTTTCCTGGACCTCTAGACTTCAGTCAGAGCAAAGGTAGTGCAGgctcagagagacagcactgccaCCATATTCTCCCTCCGCAAAcaagggggaggggaggcaaagaTCTCAGATGTTATCCAAACTAACAGAAGACATATGACCTTGGCCGTACATAGGCACCCAACTAGAGAAACAATCCGTCTACCAGGAATACAAAGACACAGAAGGAGACAGAACGCCTTACCTCAGTCGGAGCTAGATCAGAAAGTGGTAGacaggatattctaaaggtgagagaCCCCAACTTTAGACCTTTTTGCAACCCAGGAGAATGCAAAGTGCCAAAGCTTTGTATCCAGATCCATACCCATCAGTGGCTGAGGAATACTTTATTGATATTTTACAGGGAGGTTTGCCGATGCTTTTCCCCAAAGTCTTTGGGTTCCCCTACTGATGAATAAGTGCAAACCAACAACCTTGACTCCCATCCTCACTGCTTTCAATGGACCTGACAGCCTTGTTTCTTTGACCTTGTGAAGCTAACACAGGGCTAAATGATGGCACAACCTGGTATGCTTACCATTCACGGGGGTGGTGGGGTCAGGTGTTTCACCTGGAACCAAAAACTGTGTTTAGCAGGACGTCTCCTGAAGACATTGGTTCAAACACTTAGAACCTCCAGTAAGAACCTTGGAAGTCCTGATAGGAGAACAGAAAgaggaactgtaggaagttggctctgtatgcactatttcaaagtaagaaatagcatgcacagagtccaagggttccccttagagccaccacctgggcaagggagagggccacctgggggtcgctcctgcactggaggtcggatccttcaggtcctgggggctgcgggtgcagagtctttaccaggcgttgggtcttcgaagcaggcagtcgcggtcaggggtagcctcaggattccctctgcaggcgtcgcggtcaggggggtcaactctggctactcacggtctcgtagtcgctggggagtcctccctgtggtgtttgttctccacaagtcgagctgggggcgtcgggtgcagagtgcaaagtctcacgcttccggcgggaaacgtgtgtttcaaagttgcttctttgttgcaaagttgcagtctttggtgaacagagccgctgtcctctggagttcttggtccttctagatgcagggcagtcctctgaggcttcagaggtcgctggaccctgggaacgtgtcgctggagcagtgtctttagaaggggggagacaggccagtagagctggggccaaagcagttggtgtctctgtcttctctgcaggtttttcagttcagcagtcctctttttcttaggttgcaggaatctgagttccttggttctggggagcccctaaatattgaatttaggggtgtgtttaggtctggggggttagcagccaatggctactggccctgagggtggccacaccctctttgtgcctcctccctgaggggaggggggcacatccctaatcttattgggggaatcctccatctgcaagatggaggatttctaaaagtcaaagtcacctcagctcaggacaccttaggggctgtcctgactggccagtgactcctccttgtttttctcattatctcctccggccttgccgccaaaagtggggccgtggcctgagggggcgggcaactccactagctggagtgccctggggtgctgaaacaaaggggggtgagcctttgaggctcactgccaggtgttacagttcctgcagggggaggtgagaagcacctccacccagtacaggctttactagccacagagtgacaaagacactctcaccatgtggccagcaacatgtctggtgtgtggcaggctgctaaaactagtcggcctacacggatagttggttaaggtttcagggggtgcctctaaggtgccctctggggtgtatgttacaataaaatgtacactggcatcagtgcgcatttattgtgctgagaagtttgataccaaacttcacacttttcagtgtagccattatggtgctgtggagttcgtgcatgacagactcccagaccatatactcttatggctaccctgcacttacaatgtctaaggttttgcttagacactgtaggggcatagtgctcatgcacctatgccctcacctgtggtgtagtgcaccctgccttagggctgtaaggcctgctagaggggtgacttatctatacctataggcagtgtgaggttggcatggcacctgaaggggagtgccatgtcgacttagtcattttagccccactagcacatacaagctggcaagcagtgtgtctgtgctgagtgaggggtccccagggtggcataagatatgctgcagcccttagagaccttccctggcatcagggccctcggtaccaggggtaccagttacaagggacttacctggatgccagggtgtgccaattgtgtaaacaaaagtacaggttaggg
Protein-coding sequences here:
- the TOMM40 gene encoding mitochondrial import receptor subunit TOM40 homolog, which translates into the protein MGNVLAANAPAAPPAPGPGPGLLSVPPGFTMPPVSGVGLAQEKPDESKEDRLPNPGTFEECHRKCKELFPVQMEGVKLIVNKGLSNHFQVNHTIALSTVGDSNYHFGVTYVGTKQLSPTEAFPVLVGDMDNSGSLNAQIIHQLTRCIRSKIAFQTQQSKFVNWQVDAEYRGQDFTGAVTLGNPDVLVGSGIVVAHYLQSITPNLALGGELVYHRRPGEEGTVMSLAGKYTAPNWIATLTLGQAGVHATYYHKANEQLQVGVEFEGSTRMQDTSVSFGYQLDLPKANLLFKGSVDSNWVVGASLEKKLPPLPLTLAMGAFLNHKKNKFQCGFGLTIG